One window from the genome of Paramormyrops kingsleyae isolate MSU_618 chromosome 3, PKINGS_0.4, whole genome shotgun sequence encodes:
- the lmod2b gene encoding leiomodin-2 gives MFGYRRELDKYEDVDEDELLASLTADELRELEHELADIDPDRHVPVGLRQKDQTAKTPTGTFSREALMKYWENETRKLLEDERTGCSPKPEDERKEDGIKEEGGDTEECVTEENSDASEEEGSMEDEEEEDSEVEEEEAVTENEEEDEGAVREESRSESRVKETQGFGLRDREEQLPKPVIPENPEGLNIKITPDRPCGNPTVIDETLEKIQADDADLTEVNLNNIENISQQTLVRFADALRSNTHVQVFSLANTRADDQVAFAIAQTLQANSSITNLNIESNFVTGRGVLALARALQRNRTLTELRFHNQRHILGGQAEMELVKLLRDNTTLLKLGYQFDLPGPRMSMTGILTRNQDQRRKQRLQEQRQQCGPDGPANPRTTALQKGTPTASPYGSPRPSPWSSPWSSPKLSRQDITKKAPPPVPVAPPPPPPPPPPPPPPSKSPPEKAVPTRNIAEVIRQHEKQKQRGGANKLKVRKGKKGGGKEKESSILKELKSALRPVADRRSEEASRPSTPQRSAHDDLMASIRSSSIKSLKRVEIPTYLR, from the exons ATGTTCGGGTACCGCAGGGAGCTGGACAAGTACGAGGATGTGGACGAGGACGAGCTGCTGGCCTCACTGACTGCCGACGAGCTCCGAGAGCTGGAGCACGAGCTGGCGGACATCGACCCCGACCGGCACGTCCCCGTCGGCCTGCGACAGAAGGACCAGACGGCCAAGACGCCCACGGGCACCTTCAGCAGGGAGGCACTGATGAAATACTGGGAGAATGAGACCCGGAAACTCCTGGAGGACGAGAGGACAGGATGCAGCCCCAAACCG GAAGATGAAAGGAAAGAAGATGGGATCAAGGAAGAGGGTGGCGATACAGAGGAGTGTGTGACAGAGGAGAACAGTGACGCCTCTGAGGAAGAAGGCAGcatggaggatgaggaagaggaagacagTGAGGTAGAGGAAGAGGAAGCTGTAACCGAGAACGAAGAGGAAGATGAAGGTGCAGTGAGAGAGGAAAGTAGGAGTGAAAGCAGGGTCAAAGAGACACAGGGCTTTGGGTTGAGGGACAGAGAGGAGCAACTCCCAAAACCAGTTATTCCTGAGAATCCTGAAGGTCTGAACATCAAAATCACACCTGACAGGCCTTGTGGGAATCCTACGGTCATCGACGAGACCCTCGAGAAGATCCAGGCCGACGACGCCGACCTGACCGAGGTCAACCTGAACAACATCGAGAATATATCCCAACAGACTCTGGTGCGGTTTGCTGACGCATTGCGGTCCAACACGCATGTACAGGTCTTCAGCCTTGCCAACACACGAGCAGACGACCAGGTGGCCTTCGCCATCGCACAGACGCTCCAGGCCAACAGCAGCATCACCAACCTGAACATCGAGTCCAATTTTGTGACGGGAAGGGGCGTGCTGGCCCTGGCACGAGCCCTGCAGAGGAACCGCACGCTCACCGAGCTCCGCTTCCACAACCAGAGGCACATCCTGGGGGGGCAGGCGGAGATGGAGCTGGTCAAGCTGCTGAGGGACAACACCACCCTTCTGAAGCTGGGCTACCAGTTCGACCTTCCGGGGCCCAGGATGAGTATGACGGGCATCCTCACCCGGAACCAGGACCAGCGGCGGAAGCAGCGTCTCCAGGAGCAGAGGCAGCAGTGCGGGCCAGACGGGCCAGCCAACCCCAGGACCACCGCCCTGCAGAAGGGAACCCCAACAGCCTCCCCCTATGGGTCTCCAAGGCCTTCGCCCTGGTCCTCACCCTGGTCGTCCCCAAAACTGTCACGCCAAGATATCACCAAGAAGGCTCCTCCACCTGTGCCTGTagccccacctcctcctcctcctccacctccacccccgccccctccaTCTAAGTCCCCCCCGGAGAAGGCTGTGCCGACCAGGAACATCGCAGAGGTGATCCGGCAGCACGAGAAGCAGAAGCAGCGGGGAGGCGCAAACAAGCTGAAAGTGAGGAAGGGCAAGAAAGGAGGGGGCAAGGAGAAGGAGAGCAGCATCCTCAAGGAACTGAAGAGCGCGCTGAGGCCCGTGGCCGACAGGAGGTCAGAGGAGGCGTCCCGCCCATCGACGCCCCAGCGGTCAGCCCACGACGACCTCATGGCCTCCAtccgcagcagcagcatcaaatCCCTGAAACGG GTAGAGATTCCAACGTACCTGCGGTAA
- the LOC111857535 gene encoding actin nucleation-promoting factor WASL-like isoform X2: protein MSGPPPQRRILNCGSIVLTPQENECLFGHLGKKCTTMSSAVVQVFLADRSSWVKRCCGVVCLVKDNSLRSYFLRVYDLKDGRQLFEQELYNNFTLSQSKPYFLSFVGDTCQVGMNFANDEEARRFRAAVGDLEKRQQRRTGPNLPMATVDIKNPEIVNARYHNNMQVNNMVHSNLKDKERKKKGRGGKKKLTKADIGTPSNFQHVGHVGWDPNTGFDLNNLDPELKNLFDMCGISEDQLKDKETSKVIYDIIENQGGVEAVKNELRRQAPPPPSRGGLPPPPPPHSSVAPPPPPNRGRGAPPPPPSRVPTPAPPPHSRVPTPAPPPPSRPGMGTHPPPPPPNRGPGPSPPTPACLPPPPPPPSAFGGPPAPPPPPPPPPPPLPPGLAPPSDLDSTEAPGGRSALLDQIRGGAQLKKMDASSKPAASGGGRGALLDQIRQGIQLKNVSQEGPDSTPQLSAASSGIVGALMEAMQKRNVVIHSSDEDEDDDDEEDFEDDDEWDD, encoded by the exons ACGATGTCCTCCGCCGTTGTCCAGGTCTTCTTGGCCGACAGGAGCTCCTGGGTGAAGAGGTGCTGCGGAGTCGTGTGCCTCGTCAAGGACAACTCACTGCGCTCCTATTTCTTACGCGTCTACGACCTCAAG GATGGAAGGCAGTTGTTCGAGCAGGAACTCTACAACAACTTCACTCTCAGCCAATCGAAGCCGTACTTCTTATCGTTTGTTGGAGAC ACCTGCCAGGTGGGCATGAACTTCGCGAATGACGAGGAGGCGCGGCGGTTCCGGGCGGCCGTGGGTGATTTGGAGAAACGGCAGCAGAGGAGAACCG GACCCAACCTGCCGATGGCCACGGTGGACATAAAGAACCCGGAGATCGTCAATGCCCGTTACCATAACAACATGCAGGTCAACAACATGGTGCATAGCAACCTAAAGGACAAGGAGAGGAAGAAGAAGGGCCGAGGAGGGAAAAAGAAGCTGACCAAGGCCGACATCGGCACGCCCAGCAACTTCCA GCACGTCGGCCACGTAGGATGGGACCCAAACACAGGCTTCGAT CTGAACAATCTTGACCCGGAGCTGAAGAACCTCTTTGACATGTGTGGCATCTCCGAGGACCAGCTGAAGGACAAGGAGACGTCCAAGGTCATCTATGACATCATCGAGAATCAGGGCGGGGTGGAGGCCGTCAAGAACGAGCTTCGCCGGCAGG ctCCCCCACCTCCTTCTAGAGGTGGCCTacctcctccaccacctcctcACAGTTCAGTggcccctcctccaccccctaACAGAGGAAGAGGCGcgccccccccgcctccctccCGAGTgcccacacctgcccccccgccccactccCGAGTgcccacacctgcccccccgcccccctcacgGCCCGGCATGGGCACTCACCCTCCGCCCCCACCGCCTAACCGAGGCCCTGGCCCATCACCGCCCACCCCCGCctgcctccctccccctccaccccccccatcagccTTCGGTGggcccccggcccctcccccaccaccccctcctccgccccctcccctgcccccagGACTGGCCCCACCATCCGACCTGGACTCCACAGAGGCCCCGGGGGGTAGATCGGCACTCCTGGACCAGATTCGTGGGGGGGCACAGCTGAAGAAGATGGACGCCAGCAGCAAGCCAGCCGCgagcgggggggggcggggcgccCTCCTGGACCAGATTCGGCAGGGCATCCAGCTGAAGAAC GTGTCACAGGAGGGTCCTGATTCGACCCCTCAACTGTCTGCCGCCTCCTCCGGCATTGTGGGAGCACTGATGGAGGCCATGCAGAAGAGAAACGTGGTCATACACTCTTCAG ACGAAGACGAAGATGACGATGACGAGGAGGACTTTGAAGATGATGACGAATGGGATGACTAG
- the LOC111857535 gene encoding actin nucleation-promoting factor WASL-like isoform X3 — protein sequence MSSAVVQVFLADRSSWVKRCCGVVCLVKDNSLRSYFLRVYDLKDGRQLFEQELYNNFTLSQSKPYFLSFVGDTCQVGMNFANDEEARRFRAAVGDLEKRQQRRTEKRRDPPNGPNLPMATVDIKNPEIVNARYHNNMQVNNMVHSNLKDKERKKKGRGGKKKLTKADIGTPSNFQHVGHVGWDPNTGFDLNNLDPELKNLFDMCGISEDQLKDKETSKVIYDIIENQGGVEAVKNELRRQAPPPPSRGGLPPPPPPHSSVAPPPPPNRGRGAPPPPPSRVPTPAPPPHSRVPTPAPPPPSRPGMGTHPPPPPPNRGPGPSPPTPACLPPPPPPPSAFGGPPAPPPPPPPPPPPLPPGLAPPSDLDSTEAPGGRSALLDQIRGGAQLKKMDASSKPAASGGGRGALLDQIRQGIQLKNVSQEGPDSTPQLSAASSGIVGALMEAMQKRNVVIHSSDEDEDDDDEEDFEDDDEWDD from the exons ATGTCCTCCGCCGTTGTCCAGGTCTTCTTGGCCGACAGGAGCTCCTGGGTGAAGAGGTGCTGCGGAGTCGTGTGCCTCGTCAAGGACAACTCACTGCGCTCCTATTTCTTACGCGTCTACGACCTCAAG GATGGAAGGCAGTTGTTCGAGCAGGAACTCTACAACAACTTCACTCTCAGCCAATCGAAGCCGTACTTCTTATCGTTTGTTGGAGAC ACCTGCCAGGTGGGCATGAACTTCGCGAATGACGAGGAGGCGCGGCGGTTCCGGGCGGCCGTGGGTGATTTGGAGAAACGGCAGCAGAGGAGAACCG AGAAAAGGCGTGATCCTCCGAATG GACCCAACCTGCCGATGGCCACGGTGGACATAAAGAACCCGGAGATCGTCAATGCCCGTTACCATAACAACATGCAGGTCAACAACATGGTGCATAGCAACCTAAAGGACAAGGAGAGGAAGAAGAAGGGCCGAGGAGGGAAAAAGAAGCTGACCAAGGCCGACATCGGCACGCCCAGCAACTTCCA GCACGTCGGCCACGTAGGATGGGACCCAAACACAGGCTTCGAT CTGAACAATCTTGACCCGGAGCTGAAGAACCTCTTTGACATGTGTGGCATCTCCGAGGACCAGCTGAAGGACAAGGAGACGTCCAAGGTCATCTATGACATCATCGAGAATCAGGGCGGGGTGGAGGCCGTCAAGAACGAGCTTCGCCGGCAGG ctCCCCCACCTCCTTCTAGAGGTGGCCTacctcctccaccacctcctcACAGTTCAGTggcccctcctccaccccctaACAGAGGAAGAGGCGcgccccccccgcctccctccCGAGTgcccacacctgcccccccgccccactccCGAGTgcccacacctgcccccccgcccccctcacgGCCCGGCATGGGCACTCACCCTCCGCCCCCACCGCCTAACCGAGGCCCTGGCCCATCACCGCCCACCCCCGCctgcctccctccccctccaccccccccatcagccTTCGGTGggcccccggcccctcccccaccaccccctcctccgccccctcccctgcccccagGACTGGCCCCACCATCCGACCTGGACTCCACAGAGGCCCCGGGGGGTAGATCGGCACTCCTGGACCAGATTCGTGGGGGGGCACAGCTGAAGAAGATGGACGCCAGCAGCAAGCCAGCCGCgagcgggggggggcggggcgccCTCCTGGACCAGATTCGGCAGGGCATCCAGCTGAAGAAC GTGTCACAGGAGGGTCCTGATTCGACCCCTCAACTGTCTGCCGCCTCCTCCGGCATTGTGGGAGCACTGATGGAGGCCATGCAGAAGAGAAACGTGGTCATACACTCTTCAG ACGAAGACGAAGATGACGATGACGAGGAGGACTTTGAAGATGATGACGAATGGGATGACTAG
- the LOC111857535 gene encoding actin nucleation-promoting factor WASL-like isoform X1, producing the protein MSGPPPQRRILNCGSIVLTPQENECLFGHLGKKCTTMSSAVVQVFLADRSSWVKRCCGVVCLVKDNSLRSYFLRVYDLKDGRQLFEQELYNNFTLSQSKPYFLSFVGDTCQVGMNFANDEEARRFRAAVGDLEKRQQRRTEKRRDPPNGPNLPMATVDIKNPEIVNARYHNNMQVNNMVHSNLKDKERKKKGRGGKKKLTKADIGTPSNFQHVGHVGWDPNTGFDLNNLDPELKNLFDMCGISEDQLKDKETSKVIYDIIENQGGVEAVKNELRRQAPPPPSRGGLPPPPPPHSSVAPPPPPNRGRGAPPPPPSRVPTPAPPPHSRVPTPAPPPPSRPGMGTHPPPPPPNRGPGPSPPTPACLPPPPPPPSAFGGPPAPPPPPPPPPPPLPPGLAPPSDLDSTEAPGGRSALLDQIRGGAQLKKMDASSKPAASGGGRGALLDQIRQGIQLKNVSQEGPDSTPQLSAASSGIVGALMEAMQKRNVVIHSSDEDEDDDDEEDFEDDDEWDD; encoded by the exons ACGATGTCCTCCGCCGTTGTCCAGGTCTTCTTGGCCGACAGGAGCTCCTGGGTGAAGAGGTGCTGCGGAGTCGTGTGCCTCGTCAAGGACAACTCACTGCGCTCCTATTTCTTACGCGTCTACGACCTCAAG GATGGAAGGCAGTTGTTCGAGCAGGAACTCTACAACAACTTCACTCTCAGCCAATCGAAGCCGTACTTCTTATCGTTTGTTGGAGAC ACCTGCCAGGTGGGCATGAACTTCGCGAATGACGAGGAGGCGCGGCGGTTCCGGGCGGCCGTGGGTGATTTGGAGAAACGGCAGCAGAGGAGAACCG AGAAAAGGCGTGATCCTCCGAATG GACCCAACCTGCCGATGGCCACGGTGGACATAAAGAACCCGGAGATCGTCAATGCCCGTTACCATAACAACATGCAGGTCAACAACATGGTGCATAGCAACCTAAAGGACAAGGAGAGGAAGAAGAAGGGCCGAGGAGGGAAAAAGAAGCTGACCAAGGCCGACATCGGCACGCCCAGCAACTTCCA GCACGTCGGCCACGTAGGATGGGACCCAAACACAGGCTTCGAT CTGAACAATCTTGACCCGGAGCTGAAGAACCTCTTTGACATGTGTGGCATCTCCGAGGACCAGCTGAAGGACAAGGAGACGTCCAAGGTCATCTATGACATCATCGAGAATCAGGGCGGGGTGGAGGCCGTCAAGAACGAGCTTCGCCGGCAGG ctCCCCCACCTCCTTCTAGAGGTGGCCTacctcctccaccacctcctcACAGTTCAGTggcccctcctccaccccctaACAGAGGAAGAGGCGcgccccccccgcctccctccCGAGTgcccacacctgcccccccgccccactccCGAGTgcccacacctgcccccccgcccccctcacgGCCCGGCATGGGCACTCACCCTCCGCCCCCACCGCCTAACCGAGGCCCTGGCCCATCACCGCCCACCCCCGCctgcctccctccccctccaccccccccatcagccTTCGGTGggcccccggcccctcccccaccaccccctcctccgccccctcccctgcccccagGACTGGCCCCACCATCCGACCTGGACTCCACAGAGGCCCCGGGGGGTAGATCGGCACTCCTGGACCAGATTCGTGGGGGGGCACAGCTGAAGAAGATGGACGCCAGCAGCAAGCCAGCCGCgagcgggggggggcggggcgccCTCCTGGACCAGATTCGGCAGGGCATCCAGCTGAAGAAC GTGTCACAGGAGGGTCCTGATTCGACCCCTCAACTGTCTGCCGCCTCCTCCGGCATTGTGGGAGCACTGATGGAGGCCATGCAGAAGAGAAACGTGGTCATACACTCTTCAG ACGAAGACGAAGATGACGATGACGAGGAGGACTTTGAAGATGATGACGAATGGGATGACTAG